The following proteins are co-located in the Gloeocapsa sp. PCC 7428 genome:
- the kaiC gene encoding circadian clock protein KaiC, whose product MDDISNQVILKNTKLPEGVQKIRTMIEGFDDISHGGLPLARTTLVSGTSGTGKTLLSMHFLYNGIVYFDEPGIFVTFEEDPIDIIKNAGSFGWDLQQLINEGKLFILDATPDPEGQEVVGNFDLSALIERLQYAINKYRAKRVSIDSITALFQQYEAASVVRREIFRLIARMKQIGITNIITAERTEEYGAIARFGVEEFVSDNVVVVRNVLEGERRRRTIEILKMRGSSHMKGEYPFTIATGGISIFPLGAMRLTQRSSNIRVSSGVKTLDEMCGGGFFKDSIILATGATGTGKTLLVSKFLQNACLNGDRAILFAYEESRAQLSRNAYSWGIDFEDLERQGLLKIICAYPESAGLEDHLQGIKSEIAQFKPSRIAIDSLSALARGVSNNAFRQFVIGVTGYAKQEEITGFFTNTTDQFMGSHSITDSHISTITDTIIMLQYVEIRGEMSRAINVFKMRGSWHDKGIREYTISADGPEISDSFRNYERIISGAPTRVSTDEKAELSRIVKGFQDSAGSS is encoded by the coding sequence ATGGATGATATTAGTAATCAAGTTATTTTAAAAAATACCAAATTACCAGAGGGCGTGCAAAAAATCCGCACAATGATCGAAGGATTTGATGACATTAGTCACGGCGGACTTCCATTGGCAAGAACAACGTTAGTAAGTGGTACGTCTGGCACGGGTAAAACTTTATTATCAATGCACTTTCTTTATAATGGTATCGTTTATTTTGATGAACCTGGAATTTTTGTAACTTTTGAAGAAGATCCCATTGATATTATCAAAAATGCCGGTAGTTTTGGCTGGGATTTACAACAGTTAATCAATGAAGGAAAGCTGTTTATTTTAGATGCAACACCCGATCCTGAAGGGCAAGAGGTTGTTGGTAATTTCGATCTTTCGGCTTTAATTGAGCGCCTGCAATATGCAATTAATAAATACCGAGCTAAAAGAGTTTCTATTGATTCAATTACCGCACTCTTTCAGCAATACGAAGCGGCTTCGGTAGTCCGCCGCGAAATTTTTCGGCTAATTGCGCGCATGAAGCAAATTGGCATTACAAACATTATTACAGCCGAGCGAACCGAAGAATATGGTGCGATCGCTCGCTTTGGCGTCGAAGAATTTGTTTCAGATAATGTGGTAGTTGTCCGCAATGTTTTAGAAGGAGAACGGCGACGACGCACAATCGAAATTTTAAAAATGCGCGGTTCATCGCACATGAAAGGCGAATATCCTTTTACGATCGCCACAGGCGGAATTAGTATTTTCCCACTAGGAGCAATGCGCTTAACGCAACGCTCGTCTAATATTCGCGTTTCTTCAGGTGTAAAGACGCTCGATGAAATGTGTGGCGGTGGTTTCTTCAAAGATTCAATTATTCTCGCAACCGGCGCAACGGGAACTGGAAAAACTCTATTAGTCAGTAAGTTTTTGCAAAATGCGTGTCTTAATGGCGATCGCGCGATCTTATTTGCCTACGAAGAATCCCGCGCGCAGCTATCGCGAAATGCTTATTCGTGGGGAATTGATTTTGAAGATTTAGAACGTCAAGGATTACTCAAAATTATTTGTGCTTATCCTGAATCCGCAGGTTTAGAAGATCACTTACAGGGTATCAAATCCGAAATTGCGCAATTCAAACCCTCGCGCATTGCCATCGACTCACTTTCCGCGCTAGCACGTGGAGTTAGTAATAACGCGTTTCGTCAGTTCGTTATTGGTGTCACCGGATATGCAAAGCAAGAAGAAATTACCGGATTCTTTACGAACACCACCGATCAATTTATGGGTTCGCATTCGATCACTGACTCGCATATTTCGACGATTACAGACACTATTATTATGCTGCAATACGTAGAAATTCGCGGCGAAATGTCAAGAGCAATCAACGTGTTTAAAATGCGGGGTTCTTGGCACGATAAAGGAATTCGCGAGTATACTATTAGCGCTGATGGACCTGAAATTAGTGATTCCTTCCGCAATTACGAACGCATCATCAGTGGTGCTCCTACACGTGTTAGCACCGATGAAAAAGCAGAATTATCGCGCATTGTTAAAGGTTTTCAAGATAGCGCAGGTTCTTCCTAA
- a CDS encoding glycerate kinase: protein MQTANLWLSQIVAGALPDERLAQVTLADPLRAQAFDITPANVEQVVQKRSHLLRAVYPAFSEFCQTRLHLAPNQLLDTLWDFWLPLAMQLASSRQQLQRTLIQGILGGQGTGKTTLGAILTLILAHLGYRTVSLSLDDLYKTYHDRLALKQDDPRLIWRGPPGTHDVDLGLTVLKKLRQPVAQPIAIPRFDKSAYDGAGDRAQPEIVDSVDIVLFEGWFVGVRPIDPAHFDTAPPPIETHDDREFARDMNARLHEYLPLWSQLDALILLYPDDYRRSLAWRKDAERDMIAVGQSGMKDSEIEDFVKYFWRSLHPELFIKPLLTPPTWVDVVVEINPDHSPGSVYRPADLASHGSDPRSEQ, encoded by the coding sequence ATGCAAACGGCAAATTTATGGTTAAGTCAAATTGTAGCGGGGGCATTGCCCGACGAACGTCTAGCACAAGTAACACTTGCCGATCCTTTACGCGCTCAAGCCTTTGACATTACTCCAGCGAATGTTGAGCAAGTTGTACAAAAGCGATCGCACTTACTCCGTGCAGTTTATCCAGCTTTTAGCGAATTTTGTCAAACGCGGTTGCATCTTGCACCAAACCAGCTACTCGATACACTGTGGGATTTTTGGCTACCGTTAGCAATGCAGCTAGCATCATCGCGCCAACAATTACAAAGAACGCTCATTCAAGGAATTTTAGGCGGACAAGGTACAGGCAAAACCACCTTGGGGGCAATACTGACGCTCATTCTCGCGCACCTGGGATACCGTACAGTTAGCTTATCGCTAGATGATTTGTACAAAACCTATCACGATCGCCTAGCGCTAAAACAGGACGATCCGCGCTTGATTTGGCGTGGTCCACCTGGAACGCATGATGTTGATTTAGGGTTAACAGTACTAAAGAAACTACGTCAGCCTGTTGCGCAACCGATCGCGATCCCTCGGTTTGATAAGTCTGCGTACGATGGCGCTGGCGATCGCGCGCAACCCGAAATTGTCGATTCTGTCGATATTGTCCTATTTGAAGGCTGGTTTGTCGGCGTGCGACCGATCGACCCTGCACACTTTGACACGGCTCCACCGCCGATTGAAACTCATGACGATCGCGAATTTGCGCGCGATATGAATGCTCGATTGCACGAGTATCTACCTTTGTGGTCACAACTCGACGCGTTAATCTTGCTCTACCCCGATGATTACCGCCGCAGCTTGGCATGGCGTAAAGACGCTGAACGCGATATGATTGCTGTCGGTCAATCAGGAATGAAAGATTCAGAAATTGAAGATTTTGTCAAGTATTTTTGGCGATCGCTTCACCCAGAGTTATTTATTAAACCTTTATTAACTCCTCCCACCTGGGTTGATGTAGTCGTAGAAATTAACCCAGACCATTCTCCTGGCAGCGTTTATCGTCCAGCCGATCTTGCTAGTCATGGCAGCGATCCAAGGTCAGAGCAATGA
- a CDS encoding ABC transporter ATP-binding protein has product MAQVVLENVYKSFPTRHNERVTPVVAQSSPLAPIDAPPVVEKETQEPKQTVSVLRNINLSVADGEFMVLVGPSGCGKSTLLRLIAGLEKISGGNIWVGDRLVNELPPKARDIAMVFQNYALYPHMTVYDNLAFGLRRTLRSDKQRTPSLDKLLVGVTRGLPKQLRYTTARERAVDDRVRNVAQLLQIEALLNRLPKQLSGGQKQRVALGRAIARNPQVFLMDEPLSNLDAKLRAETRAQIVKLQRQLGTTTVYVTHDQTEAMTMGDRIAVMNQGQIQQVAPPLELYNRPATRFVAEFIGSPPMNFLPVQFHAPLSITHPQFRCTLPDRWANVLQNYDQQTLILGIRPEHFHLSTPAPENLLVQVDLVEALGNDTYLAVSFVKQGIQPSLIATTATNTLQVRIPPDQKVSIGEQLWLSLSLDKLHFFEYESGKAIWSD; this is encoded by the coding sequence GTGGCGCAGGTTGTTCTGGAAAACGTTTATAAAAGCTTTCCCACTCGACATAACGAACGAGTTACTCCGGTAGTCGCGCAGTCATCTCCCCTCGCGCCAATCGATGCGCCACCAGTGGTTGAAAAAGAAACTCAAGAACCTAAGCAAACTGTGAGTGTCCTGCGCAATATTAACTTGAGCGTAGCTGATGGTGAATTTATGGTCTTAGTGGGACCTTCCGGCTGCGGTAAAAGTACGTTGCTGCGCTTAATTGCAGGGCTAGAGAAGATATCTGGCGGGAATATTTGGGTAGGCGATCGCTTAGTTAACGAATTACCGCCCAAAGCTAGAGATATCGCGATGGTGTTTCAAAACTACGCGCTTTATCCGCACATGACAGTTTACGATAACCTAGCATTTGGACTGCGGCGGACATTGAGGAGTGACAAGCAGCGCACGCCATCATTAGATAAGTTGTTAGTGGGAGTGACGCGAGGATTACCTAAGCAGCTACGTTATACTACGGCACGCGAACGCGCAGTTGACGACCGAGTACGGAATGTAGCGCAATTACTGCAAATTGAAGCACTGCTCAATCGACTGCCAAAACAACTTTCTGGTGGACAAAAGCAACGTGTAGCCTTAGGACGCGCGATCGCCCGCAATCCACAAGTTTTTTTGATGGATGAACCTCTATCAAACCTCGATGCCAAACTACGCGCAGAAACGCGCGCGCAAATTGTGAAGCTACAACGTCAACTCGGTACAACAACCGTTTACGTTACCCACGATCAAACCGAAGCAATGACAATGGGCGATCGCATCGCGGTGATGAATCAAGGACAAATTCAACAAGTCGCGCCCCCTCTAGAACTTTACAATCGTCCCGCAACGCGCTTCGTCGCCGAATTTATTGGCTCACCCCCAATGAATTTTCTCCCAGTGCAATTCCACGCGCCGTTGTCAATTACTCACCCGCAATTTCGCTGCACACTCCCAGATCGCTGGGCAAATGTCTTACAAAATTATGACCAGCAAACACTGATTCTCGGTATTCGACCCGAACACTTTCACCTCAGTACGCCTGCACCAGAAAATCTCTTAGTTCAAGTAGACTTAGTTGAAGCGTTGGGTAACGATACGTATCTCGCCGTCAGCTTTGTCAAACAAGGTATACAACCATCTTTAATCGCGACTACCGCGACAAACACTCTACAAGTACGAATTCCACCCGACCAAAAAGTATCAATTGGCGAGCAACTATGGCTATCGCTGTCACTAGATAAACTGCATTTCTTTGAATATGAAAGCGGTAAAGCAATTTGGTCTGATTAG
- the kaiB gene encoding circadian clock protein KaiB has protein sequence MNVLKKTYVLKLYVTGNTYRSVQAIKTLKKILEEEFQGIYALKVIDVLKNPQLAEEDKILATPTLAKILPLPVRKIIGDLSDREKVLIGLDLLYEELREGEDASE, from the coding sequence ATGAACGTACTCAAAAAGACTTATGTGTTGAAGCTGTATGTAACTGGAAATACATATCGATCGGTACAAGCAATTAAAACTCTCAAAAAAATTTTGGAAGAAGAGTTTCAAGGTATTTATGCGCTCAAAGTCATTGATGTACTGAAAAATCCGCAGTTAGCCGAAGAGGATAAAATTCTCGCAACGCCAACTCTAGCTAAAATACTACCACTACCGGTGCGTAAAATTATCGGTGATTTATCTGATAGGGAAAAAGTACTCATTGGGTTAGACTTACTATACGAAGAATTAAGAGAAGGTGAGGACGCTAGCGAGTAA
- a CDS encoding DUF565 domain-containing protein, producing MQNTRLNDLFNSMAGQLGRWFFNPWRKLSLLVISVLFGFFLGSAISTIAGQAADWDIIGAGVLVAWSEIVDRIYYSRTWRKQRGLWLEALNAGKIGLTYSLFLEAFKLGS from the coding sequence ATGCAAAATACTCGTCTTAACGATCTGTTTAATTCCATGGCAGGACAACTAGGAAGATGGTTTTTCAATCCTTGGCGAAAGCTATCGCTACTAGTTATTAGTGTATTGTTTGGCTTTTTTCTTGGCTCGGCAATTTCAACAATCGCAGGACAAGCAGCTGACTGGGACATCATTGGTGCAGGCGTTTTAGTCGCGTGGAGTGAAATCGTTGACCGAATTTATTACAGTCGTACCTGGCGCAAACAGCGGGGACTCTGGTTAGAAGCATTAAATGCTGGCAAAATTGGTCTAACTTATAGTCTGTTCTTAGAAGCGTTTAAACTTGGTTCTTAA
- a CDS encoding glycosyltransferase family 39 protein, with the protein MKLRFDRALDSWGKNTADRPILVWVVSILWLLVIGWLAFFWNLGSTGLVDETEPLFAEAARQMTVTGDYITPYFNEETRFDKPPLVYWLMAIAYSTIGVNEWAVRLPSAISAFVLVCLGFYTLLFFGVGTSDSYTRSSSLTPRSFFCAGLGAALIALNPETIAWARIGVSDMLLTGCMCCALLCFFVGYAQPSKPQVQTRWYLAFYVLVGLAILAKGPVAIVLPGIIIGLFLLYVGKFRDVLREMRIVWGSLLILAIAIPWYILVIGANGWDYINSFFGYHNIERFTGVVNNHSAPWYFYFVVVLLGFAPWSIYLPVAIAQTRFWKRSYWRSTHRSTHLGLFALFWFASIFGFFTIAVTKLPSYVLPLMPAAAILVALVWSDRLNRRVGNIQPTSRFLLWSHWLNIAFLLSLSAGLFALPRLVGSDPAIPNLQESIRQSGLPILAGSIWLVAAIAGIFFILRRRWRGLLAVNLLGFIVFLVFVVTPAYFWMDQARQLPLRELSAIVRQVEPNEELIMIGFKKPSVVFYTQRPVTYVRETEKAIAHLQELKAKRSEPFSVMLLSYPSRLQQLQPQLPQYQTLGEAGAYQLVRIRHPA; encoded by the coding sequence ATGAAACTTAGGTTTGACCGTGCTTTAGATTCTTGGGGAAAAAATACCGCAGATCGCCCAATTTTGGTTTGGGTTGTGTCAATTCTGTGGTTATTAGTCATTGGTTGGCTAGCCTTCTTCTGGAATTTGGGCAGTACTGGCTTGGTGGATGAGACAGAACCACTGTTTGCGGAAGCGGCGCGGCAAATGACGGTTACAGGGGACTACATCACGCCGTACTTTAACGAGGAAACACGTTTTGATAAGCCGCCTTTGGTTTACTGGCTGATGGCGATCGCTTACTCAACAATCGGCGTAAATGAATGGGCAGTACGTCTACCTTCGGCGATCAGTGCTTTTGTGTTAGTTTGCTTAGGCTTTTATACACTCTTATTTTTCGGCGTTGGGACTTCTGACTCTTACACTCGTTCCTCTTCGTTAACTCCGCGATCGTTCTTTTGTGCTGGGTTGGGCGCAGCGCTCATCGCCCTGAATCCTGAAACAATTGCTTGGGCAAGAATTGGCGTTTCGGATATGTTGTTGACAGGGTGTATGTGTTGTGCATTGTTGTGTTTCTTTGTGGGATACGCGCAACCATCAAAACCCCAAGTTCAAACACGGTGGTATCTTGCGTTTTATGTACTTGTAGGATTAGCAATTTTAGCCAAAGGACCTGTTGCCATTGTTTTGCCAGGAATCATTATCGGCTTATTTCTCCTTTATGTTGGGAAATTTCGCGACGTGCTGCGCGAGATGCGGATTGTCTGGGGCAGTTTGTTGATTTTGGCGATCGCAATTCCTTGGTATATTCTTGTGATCGGTGCGAATGGTTGGGATTACATCAACTCGTTTTTTGGCTATCACAATATCGAACGCTTTACCGGTGTTGTGAATAATCACTCGGCACCTTGGTACTTTTACTTTGTGGTTGTTCTCCTTGGTTTTGCGCCTTGGTCGATTTATTTACCAGTGGCGATCGCGCAAACTCGATTTTGGAAACGTTCCTACTGGCGTTCTACCCATCGATCGACGCACTTAGGTTTATTTGCACTATTTTGGTTTGCAAGTATCTTTGGCTTTTTCACCATCGCCGTGACGAAACTGCCAAGTTACGTTTTACCTTTGATGCCTGCGGCGGCTATATTAGTAGCACTTGTTTGGAGCGATCGCCTTAATCGGCGTGTCGGTAATATTCAACCAACTTCGCGATTTCTGCTGTGGAGTCATTGGCTCAATATTGCGTTTTTATTAAGTTTGTCGGCGGGATTGTTTGCGCTTCCCCGCCTTGTTGGTTCCGATCCTGCAATTCCAAACTTACAAGAGTCGATTCGACAATCTGGTTTACCAATACTCGCGGGGAGCATTTGGTTAGTCGCGGCGATCGCTGGTATATTCTTTATTCTTCGGCGACGCTGGCGAGGCTTATTAGCCGTAAACTTACTCGGATTTATTGTATTTCTTGTCTTCGTTGTTACACCCGCTTATTTTTGGATGGATCAAGCACGACAACTACCGCTACGCGAACTGTCTGCAATTGTCCGTCAAGTTGAACCCAACGAAGAATTAATTATGATCGGGTTTAAAAAGCCAAGTGTTGTCTTTTATACTCAACGTCCAGTAACTTACGTTAGAGAAACCGAAAAGGCGATTGCTCATCTTCAAGAACTCAAAGCTAAAAGATCAGAGCCTTTTTCGGTAATGCTGCTATCTTATCCATCAAGATTGCAACAACTCCAACCGCAGTTACCGCAGTATCAAACCCTTGGGGAAGCTGGCGCGTATCAACTTGTCCGCATTAGACATCCTGCATGA
- a CDS encoding circadian clock protein KaiA: MDDRDNEEAPVFQQMSLEQNLFQQLKLDYRQIIINYFVNNEASRERIDKFINKVFDYNLPVPKIIEIHMDLIDELSKQLKVEGRSDDMLLDYRLTLIDILAHLCEMYRCSHR; encoded by the coding sequence ATGGATGACCGCGATAACGAAGAAGCGCCAGTTTTTCAGCAAATGTCTTTAGAACAAAATCTGTTCCAACAACTCAAGTTAGACTATCGCCAAATTATCATAAATTACTTTGTCAATAATGAAGCATCTAGGGAGAGAATTGATAAATTTATTAATAAAGTGTTTGATTATAACCTTCCTGTACCAAAAATTATAGAAATTCATATGGATTTGATTGATGAATTATCTAAGCAGTTAAAAGTCGAAGGGCGGAGTGATGATATGTTACTCGACTACCGTTTGACACTCATCGATATTTTGGCGCATTTATGCGAAATGTATCGTTGTTCGCATCGCTAG
- a CDS encoding chlorophyll a/b-binding protein: protein MYRAKQTVTKTDSGVPTMQNTTKVTTPVMEDRNAWRWGFTPQAEIWNGRLAMIGFLAAVLIELFSGQGVLHFWGLL from the coding sequence ATTTACAGAGCGAAACAAACTGTTACCAAAACCGATTCTGGAGTGCCAACTATGCAGAACACAACAAAGGTTACAACTCCCGTTATGGAAGACCGCAATGCTTGGCGTTGGGGATTTACTCCACAAGCAGAAATTTGGAATGGTCGTCTGGCAATGATTGGTTTCTTAGCCGCAGTTTTAATCGAACTGTTCTCTGGTCAAGGCGTACTACATTTCTGGGGTCTTCTGTAA
- a CDS encoding ATP-binding protein translates to MSNPELYDFITNIPSCRQTTQLKAVLEILQQTQCDRVVVVNNEQIPVGVLSAAQLLLHLSHQFQAGRYEQTIHQAVTTIGRELIKPIAVLPANLSIAELGLRLQSLHERQNTHWDWVIVDTEGKFLGVIDRVQLSEFFCLNLAQVSSEAVKQVSDRQNQLVLDLLVQLLEKLPCPLILQKNTGEVVMQNSAWSRHFGGLSDPEEVRRKVESILDSATVATQAQSTEHTLDSEVVATSAYRHHSLVNSTFATQQLLSTRTSDEYDAVSVNDRTSEFEPAEFIATANRCQLGTQANTCICIWSLPNGQERVWEFIKIPLQEDRQTNDTESEAQSDFAHLLPVSSKLWLLLATDITEQQQLALELAAKNADLIQLNRLKDEFLSCISHELKTPLTAVLGLSTLLKDQALGELNERQSRYAKLIHQSGRHLMSVVNDILDLTRMETGQLKLNFEQVKIRNVCDRALEQVRVMQAQDRQATAEAIAQNELEHHFSLEIEPGLDTIIADELRLRQMLVHLLGNAFKFTESGEIGLRVSRWAGWIAFTVWDTGIGIPEQQQHLIFQKFQQLENPLTRRFKGTGLGLVLTRTLARLHAGDVSFLSKEGKGSAFTLLLPPHPPTDFRLTIADQELQSTNNSQTRHHNPNSTQKPKLSHRLVLLVEAAPRYIATLTEQLSSLGYRVVNARSGTEALEKARRLQPEMIFLNPLLPLLSGWDVLTLLKSDPATRQIPVIVTATRAEKEQALANRADEFINLPVSPEILPQVLARFCHEPVAHPQAQTEMGMTKDRITILRLVYGDAIPLIPQPSQIHYRILEADDLEQAEILVSIWQPDVVLLDGDIAEPVTYLESLSQFSKLAALPIVTLDAATTQAANQIEGLAVFPCLLPRDQRDPETLLSVLQFAAGMQWKPNILVVDVATLPDLQTNSPLCRASHSSAHGTEWFQALIPYLETAGFNGAISHSWAEMLNQIRQASVDLILICIADIQLNMDVLQALQNLENEKLPPILVLNGQLHPQLDTHQTSLNRSFNLQITLDRVLQAIATEILPPLSIQELLDKIVKTLALSAAR, encoded by the coding sequence ATGTCAAATCCTGAGCTATATGATTTCATCACTAATATACCTAGCTGTAGGCAGACAACACAGCTAAAAGCAGTGCTGGAAATTTTGCAACAGACGCAGTGCGATCGCGTGGTAGTGGTCAATAATGAACAGATTCCTGTAGGAGTCTTATCCGCAGCACAACTTTTATTGCATTTATCGCATCAATTTCAGGCAGGTCGCTATGAACAAACGATACACCAAGCAGTAACGACCATCGGTAGAGAACTCATCAAACCGATCGCAGTCTTACCCGCAAACTTAAGTATTGCAGAACTCGGCTTGCGCTTGCAATCTTTACACGAACGTCAAAACACGCATTGGGACTGGGTAATAGTTGATACCGAAGGAAAATTTCTCGGTGTCATTGATCGCGTGCAGCTATCCGAATTTTTCTGCTTAAACTTAGCGCAAGTCAGTAGCGAAGCCGTTAAACAGGTAAGCGATCGCCAAAATCAGTTGGTCTTAGATTTACTCGTACAGCTACTCGAAAAATTACCATGTCCGTTGATTTTGCAAAAAAACACCGGAGAAGTGGTGATGCAAAATTCCGCATGGAGTCGGCATTTTGGCGGACTCAGCGATCCGGAAGAAGTGCGGCGTAAAGTCGAGTCGATTTTAGATTCCGCGACAGTAGCAACTCAAGCACAGTCAACTGAACACACACTCGATTCGGAAGTTGTGGCGACGTCGGCTTATCGGCACCATAGTTTGGTAAATAGCACCTTTGCGACTCAGCAGTTATTATCAACCCGAACTTCTGATGAGTATGATGCTGTAAGCGTCAACGATCGCACTTCGGAATTCGAGCCAGCAGAATTTATCGCAACCGCAAATCGCTGTCAATTAGGTACACAGGCTAATACTTGTATTTGTATTTGGTCGCTACCCAACGGTCAAGAGCGCGTGTGGGAATTCATCAAAATTCCTTTACAAGAAGATCGACAAACGAACGATACCGAGTCTGAAGCACAAAGCGACTTCGCCCATCTGTTACCCGTGAGTTCTAAATTGTGGTTATTACTCGCCACAGATATCACCGAACAACAGCAGCTAGCCCTCGAATTAGCCGCAAAAAATGCCGATTTAATTCAACTTAATCGGTTAAAAGATGAATTTTTGTCGTGTATTAGCCACGAACTGAAAACACCGTTAACCGCAGTCCTCGGCTTATCGACGCTACTAAAGGATCAAGCTTTAGGAGAACTCAACGAGCGACAAAGCCGTTATGCAAAACTGATCCATCAAAGCGGTCGTCATTTGATGAGTGTCGTCAATGACATTTTAGATTTGACGCGGATGGAAACGGGACAACTCAAGCTGAATTTTGAGCAAGTAAAAATTAGAAATGTTTGCGATCGCGCACTTGAGCAAGTTCGCGTGATGCAAGCGCAAGATCGTCAAGCAACAGCGGAAGCGATCGCCCAAAACGAATTAGAACATCACTTTTCCTTAGAAATTGAACCAGGCTTAGACACCATAATTGCCGATGAATTGCGACTGCGACAAATGCTCGTTCATCTTCTAGGCAATGCGTTTAAGTTTACCGAAAGCGGAGAAATTGGATTACGCGTTAGTCGTTGGGCTGGTTGGATTGCTTTTACCGTTTGGGATACAGGAATTGGCATTCCTGAACAACAACAACACCTGATTTTTCAAAAATTCCAACAACTCGAAAACCCATTAACGCGCCGCTTCAAAGGCACAGGACTGGGCTTAGTCTTAACGAGAACATTAGCACGCTTGCACGCTGGCGATGTTAGCTTTTTATCAAAAGAAGGCAAAGGCAGTGCTTTTACGCTGCTACTACCACCGCATCCACCGACAGATTTTCGGCTCACAATTGCCGATCAGGAATTACAGAGTACGAACAACTCACAAACGCGACACCATAATCCAAACTCAACGCAAAAGCCAAAATTAAGTCACCGTTTGGTGTTACTTGTCGAAGCTGCGCCGCGTTACATCGCCACTTTAACCGAACAACTCAGTAGTTTAGGTTATCGCGTTGTCAATGCGCGTTCTGGAACCGAAGCTTTAGAAAAAGCGCGCCGACTTCAACCGGAAATGATCTTTTTAAATCCTTTACTACCGTTGCTTTCGGGTTGGGATGTGTTGACTTTATTAAAATCTGACCCTGCAACGCGTCAAATTCCAGTGATTGTGACGGCGACAAGAGCCGAGAAAGAGCAAGCATTGGCGAATCGAGCCGATGAATTTATCAATTTGCCCGTGTCGCCAGAAATTTTACCGCAAGTTCTGGCGCGTTTTTGTCACGAGCCAGTTGCTCATCCTCAAGCACAAACTGAGATGGGGATGACTAAAGATCGCATTACAATTCTCCGGCTAGTGTATGGTGACGCTATACCCCTCATCCCACAACCGTCACAAATTCATTACCGAATTTTAGAAGCTGATGACTTAGAACAAGCGGAAATTTTGGTAAGTATTTGGCAACCTGATGTTGTCTTACTCGATGGCGACATTGCTGAACCTGTTACATATCTAGAAAGTCTCAGTCAGTTTTCTAAGCTAGCAGCGCTACCAATTGTTACCTTAGATGCCGCAACGACGCAAGCTGCCAATCAAATCGAAGGGCTAGCGGTTTTTCCTTGCTTGCTTCCCCGCGATCAACGCGATCCAGAGACATTGCTATCGGTGTTGCAATTTGCCGCAGGAATGCAATGGAAGCCTAATATTTTAGTTGTTGATGTGGCGACGCTACCTGATTTGCAGACGAATAGTCCGCTTTGTCGTGCAAGTCATTCCTCCGCGCACGGTACTGAGTGGTTTCAAGCGTTAATTCCCTATCTAGAAACAGCAGGTTTCAATGGTGCGATCAGCCACTCTTGGGCGGAAATGTTAAACCAAATCCGCCAAGCGAGTGTTGATTTAATTTTGATTTGCATAGCAGATATACAGCTAAATATGGATGTTCTGCAAGCGCTACAAAATCTTGAAAATGAGAAATTACCACCAATTTTGGTACTGAATGGACAATTACATCCACAACTTGATACACATCAGACAAGCTTAAATCGTAGCTTTAATTTGCAAATAACACTTGATCGGGTTTTACAGGCGATCGCTACAGAAATCCTCCCACCGCTGTCAATCCAAGAATTACTCGACAAGATTGTCAAAACGTTGGCACTTAGCGCCGCGCGTTAA
- a CDS encoding chlorophyll a/b-binding protein yields MQDTTKITPPVVDDRNAWRYGFTPQAEIWNGRLAMIGFLAAVLIELFSGQGFLHYWGIM; encoded by the coding sequence ATGCAAGACACAACCAAAATCACACCTCCCGTCGTGGACGATCGCAATGCTTGGCGCTATGGTTTCACTCCCCAAGCAGAAATTTGGAATGGTCGTTTGGCAATGATTGGTTTCTTAGCCGCAGTTCTTATTGAGCTATTTTCTGGTCAAGGTTTCCTTCACTACTGGGGCATCATGTAA